The proteins below are encoded in one region of Asticcacaulis excentricus CB 48:
- the cpaB gene encoding Flp pilus assembly protein CpaB produces the protein MKASRFVVVGIAAVAALLLALVVRGMIGGNGASNANASQKVAVEAPTVKVLVAARHLKVGERIAEADLAWKAWPEDGITESYFTDKPVTPVAPAEAKSAEDKALEEKVKNGAAQVADVADKTLNPTRGMDAVLGGVVREEMLANEPIVARKVVRADAGGFMAVMLAPGMRAMAVPVTVESTAGGFILPGDRVDIVVSTELQSNGQTTHVAKPVLRNVKVLAVDQTVEAKSDQPSVIGATATLEVRPEEGEALAQAKAQGPLSLMLRSYADVGGPSGRVGPSATGTGNKVVVYRNGQGTDVPVSR, from the coding sequence ATGAAGGCGTCACGTTTTGTCGTAGTCGGCATCGCCGCAGTCGCAGCGCTTTTGCTGGCGCTGGTCGTGCGCGGGATGATCGGCGGCAATGGCGCGTCCAACGCCAACGCCTCGCAAAAGGTTGCGGTCGAAGCGCCGACGGTCAAGGTGCTGGTTGCGGCGCGTCACCTGAAGGTCGGCGAACGCATCGCCGAGGCGGATCTGGCCTGGAAGGCCTGGCCAGAAGACGGCATCACCGAATCCTATTTTACCGACAAGCCGGTGACCCCCGTTGCCCCGGCTGAAGCCAAGTCTGCCGAAGATAAGGCCCTGGAGGAAAAGGTAAAAAACGGTGCGGCTCAGGTCGCCGACGTAGCTGACAAGACGCTGAACCCGACTCGCGGCATGGACGCCGTGCTCGGCGGTGTAGTGCGCGAAGAAATGCTAGCCAATGAGCCGATCGTGGCGCGCAAGGTCGTGCGCGCCGATGCAGGTGGTTTCATGGCCGTCATGCTTGCCCCCGGTATGCGCGCCATGGCCGTGCCGGTGACGGTCGAAAGCACGGCGGGTGGTTTTATCCTCCCCGGCGACCGGGTCGATATCGTGGTTTCGACAGAACTTCAATCCAATGGTCAGACCACGCACGTGGCTAAGCCGGTCCTCCGTAACGTCAAGGTTTTGGCCGTTGATCAAACCGTCGAGGCCAAATCCGATCAGCCCTCGGTCATCGGTGCCACCGCCACGTTGGAGGTTCGTCCCGAGGAGGGTGAAGCCCTAGCGCAGGCTAAGGCCCAGGGGCCTTTGTCACTGATGCTGCGTTCCTATGCCGATGTCGGCGGCCCCTCAGGTCGCGTCGGTCCTTCCGCAACTGGCACCGGCAACAAGGTGGTCGTCTATCGTAACGGTCAGGGCACGGACGTGCCTGTATCCCGATGA
- a CDS encoding Flp family type IVb pilin, translated as MTNLIKNFANDESGATAIEYGLIAALIAVALITTLGALGKNLDATFKGVSDKLVQAS; from the coding sequence ATGACCAACCTGATCAAGAACTTTGCGAACGACGAATCGGGCGCTACCGCTATCGAATACGGCCTTATCGCCGCCCTGATCGCCGTCGCGCTGATCACGACTCTCGGCGCCCTCGGCAAAAATCTCGACGCCACCTTCAAGGGCGTTTCGGACAAGCTTGTTCAAGCAAGCTAA
- a CDS encoding AAA family ATPase, producing the protein MSSPARHNDPFDSFDDADDSFTQNYEAAHPLDLGDPFDDLPDADLQPLTPEPGLPRQALTAASFTAIEPTDDLGAVSIPRIGIHFFPKNDTTLQACDTAALDRRMARAQSLVRRGGIDEAIAVYQQEPTPSLLIVESSEAAHGLLDQLGRLAEVCDTNTKVVVIGAHNDISLYRELIRQGVSEYMVAPVKPLQLIKSIATLFNDPETPFVGRAIAFMGARGGAGSSVLAHNFAHSLSEVMQANTVIADYDLPFGTAGLDFNQDPLQGMADALNEPERLDQVLLDRMLTRCTERLSLFSAPASLDQDYLADEHAFEEVTRKVRSVAPFIVMDLPHIWTPWLKKCLIAADEVVIVATPDLASLRNAKNLIELLKSFRPNDNPPHIVLNQIDMPGRPEIPVKDFTAALGVAPACTISFDAKTFGQAANNGQMIAECAPASKAHEALLALTATITGRTPETKKKPASTSLIGKFFPKKK; encoded by the coding sequence ATGTCATCCCCCGCCAGACATAACGATCCATTCGACAGCTTCGACGATGCTGACGATAGCTTCACACAAAACTACGAAGCGGCACACCCTCTTGATCTGGGTGATCCGTTCGACGACCTGCCTGACGCGGATCTGCAACCGCTGACGCCTGAGCCCGGCCTGCCCCGTCAGGCCCTGACGGCGGCTAGCTTTACGGCTATCGAACCCACGGATGATCTGGGCGCAGTGTCCATTCCACGCATAGGCATCCACTTCTTCCCGAAAAACGACACCACGCTTCAGGCCTGCGACACGGCGGCTCTCGATCGCCGCATGGCGCGCGCCCAGTCGCTGGTCCGCCGCGGCGGCATAGACGAGGCCATCGCGGTCTACCAGCAAGAACCGACCCCGTCGCTGCTGATCGTGGAATCGAGCGAGGCCGCGCATGGCCTGCTGGATCAGCTTGGCCGTCTGGCCGAGGTGTGTGATACCAATACCAAGGTGGTGGTGATCGGAGCGCACAACGACATTTCGCTGTATCGCGAACTGATCCGTCAGGGCGTGTCAGAATACATGGTGGCACCCGTTAAGCCGCTGCAACTGATCAAGTCAATCGCCACCCTGTTCAACGATCCGGAAACGCCATTCGTCGGTCGGGCCATTGCCTTTATGGGCGCACGCGGCGGCGCAGGCTCGTCCGTGCTGGCGCATAATTTTGCCCACAGCCTGTCAGAAGTCATGCAGGCCAATACGGTCATTGCCGACTATGATCTGCCGTTCGGAACCGCCGGTCTCGACTTCAATCAGGACCCGCTCCAAGGCATGGCGGATGCGCTGAATGAGCCTGAACGTCTCGATCAGGTACTGCTGGACCGGATGCTTACGCGCTGCACCGAGCGTCTGTCGCTGTTTTCGGCCCCGGCCTCGCTCGATCAGGACTATCTGGCCGATGAGCACGCCTTTGAGGAAGTAACGCGCAAGGTGCGCTCGGTCGCGCCATTCATTGTCATGGATCTCCCGCACATTTGGACGCCGTGGTTGAAAAAATGTCTTATCGCTGCCGATGAGGTGGTGATCGTCGCCACGCCGGACCTTGCCAGCCTACGCAATGCCAAGAACCTGATTGAACTGCTGAAATCTTTCCGCCCGAACGACAATCCGCCGCACATCGTCCTCAATCAGATCGATATGCCGGGGCGTCCGGAAATCCCGGTCAAGGATTTCACGGCAGCCCTAGGGGTTGCCCCGGCCTGCACCATCAGCTTCGATGCCAAGACCTTCGGCCAGGCCGCCAATAACGGTCAGATGATCGCCGAATGCGCGCCCGCCTCCAAGGCGCACGAAGCGCTTCTGGCGCTTACCGCTACCATTACGGGCCGGACGCCGGAAACGAAGAAAAAGCCGGCATCAACGTCTCTGATCGGGAAATTCTTCCCGAAGAAGAAGTGA
- a CDS encoding TadE/TadG family type IV pilus assembly protein, whose translation MLRRLRQTLHIGLRARNGTAAVEFALIAPILIVIYWGLADLSLGIMANRKTAHLAATMGDLVAQSESLTQANVSDIFEIGTSILEPFPAGTSLQMRISSVTRNKTTGVIAADWTPAPSKNWKGTTTVDTKGLTTDQLPAGETLIITEVIYDFTPPIGKFLPVQTTFKSTTYHHPRSGAVIPLKP comes from the coding sequence ATGCTAAGACGTCTGCGCCAAACTCTTCATATCGGGCTCAGAGCCCGCAATGGCACGGCGGCGGTGGAATTTGCCCTGATCGCTCCCATCCTTATTGTCATCTACTGGGGTCTGGCGGATCTTAGCCTGGGCATTATGGCCAACCGTAAGACGGCGCATCTCGCGGCCACTATGGGGGATCTGGTCGCGCAATCGGAAAGCCTGACCCAAGCCAATGTAAGCGATATATTTGAGATCGGGACTAGTATTCTTGAGCCCTTTCCCGCGGGGACCAGTTTACAGATGCGGATTTCGAGCGTGACGCGCAATAAGACCACAGGTGTCATTGCCGCTGACTGGACGCCGGCGCCGAGCAAAAACTGGAAAGGGACGACAACCGTTGATACCAAAGGCCTGACTACCGATCAGCTGCCGGCCGGTGAAACCCTAATCATTACCGAAGTCATTTATGACTTTACGCCCCCGATCGGTAAATTTTTGCCCGTACAAACAACCTTCAAAAGCACAACCTACCATCATCCTCGCTCTGGCGCGGTCATTCCCCTGAAACCTTGA
- a CDS encoding A24 family peptidase: protein MLIPALFCLVYPACLVWAAVSDLRSMTIPNRLSLILAGVFFPAAVLMGLTPVGFAIHVGIGLGILVIGFAAFAFKVLGGGDAKLLAATALWFHTDGVLAFLVYTALVGGGFTLLLLLARQTLQIYLPTLPQWLQTLLKPKGDIPYGVAICAGGLLAIPYSDLWPLLNTLAA from the coding sequence ATGTTGATCCCTGCCCTTTTCTGCCTCGTCTACCCGGCTTGTCTAGTCTGGGCGGCGGTTAGCGACCTACGCTCAATGACCATCCCGAACCGTCTAAGTTTAATTTTAGCCGGAGTGTTTTTTCCTGCGGCCGTGCTGATGGGCCTGACGCCGGTAGGCTTCGCCATTCACGTAGGAATTGGACTCGGCATTCTCGTTATAGGGTTTGCGGCTTTTGCCTTTAAGGTTCTAGGTGGGGGCGATGCAAAACTGTTGGCAGCTACGGCACTGTGGTTTCATACGGATGGTGTGCTCGCCTTCTTGGTATATACCGCACTTGTTGGCGGAGGCTTCACCCTCCTGCTCCTGTTAGCGCGCCAGACCTTGCAAATTTATCTTCCGACCCTTCCACAATGGTTGCAAACCCTGCTTAAACCCAAGGGTGACATACCTTATGGTGTGGCCATTTGCGCGGGGGGGCTGCTGGCCATACCTTACAGTGACCTTTGGCCACTTCTGAACACGCTCGCCGCGTAG
- a CDS encoding TadE/TadG family type IV pilus assembly protein, with the protein MDGIIRVRIRLKKLGKTPPCPMTGLWRDRRGATAVEFALIAFPFFGLIMGCIELAIVLFAGVSLDLATAKVSRELRTGTSGKATTSAIFITKVCNEMAWIGSDCKSKLRVDVRTFTNFQMVSQAPDVIVDGKFVSMQYTVGGSSQIQLVRAYYPWPVFSPFLKPGLGSLSSGETVLSSIIVFKNEPF; encoded by the coding sequence GTGGATGGGATCATCAGGGTGCGTATACGGCTGAAAAAACTCGGAAAGACCCCCCCCTGTCCGATGACGGGGTTGTGGCGCGATCGCAGGGGTGCAACGGCGGTGGAATTCGCCCTTATCGCCTTTCCTTTCTTTGGTTTGATCATGGGCTGTATCGAGCTGGCCATCGTGTTGTTTGCCGGCGTCTCCCTTGATCTGGCGACCGCTAAGGTGTCACGGGAGCTTCGCACGGGAACCTCCGGAAAGGCCACTACGTCTGCGATCTTCATCACCAAGGTGTGCAATGAAATGGCATGGATAGGCTCGGACTGTAAATCTAAGCTTCGCGTCGATGTCCGCACTTTCACCAATTTTCAGATGGTGAGCCAGGCCCCTGATGTCATAGTCGACGGTAAGTTTGTCAGCATGCAATATACGGTGGGCGGTAGCAGTCAGATACAACTGGTGCGAGCGTATTACCCCTGGCCGGTATTCTCGCCATTTCTGAAACCCGGTCTCGGTTCTCTGAGCAGCGGGGAGACCGTGCTCTCTTCAATCATCGTGTTCAAGAACGAGCCCTTCTGA
- a CDS encoding pilus assembly protein N-terminal domain-containing protein, whose translation MTKQIIMAGCLALTALLSAGAAEAASKIVVEKNHSTRVVLPASAGSVIVGNPEVADVTVVDSRTIYIMGRGFGRSSVSVTDSAGRNIFDADVMVGTPVEGGVTVYKGLKPSTMICSRTCIEQTDGMQSASPTPAAPPSPAS comes from the coding sequence ATGACGAAGCAGATAATTATGGCCGGATGTCTGGCCCTGACGGCTCTTCTGTCGGCCGGTGCGGCCGAGGCCGCAAGCAAGATCGTGGTCGAAAAAAACCACAGCACACGGGTGGTTTTGCCCGCCTCGGCCGGTTCGGTGATCGTCGGCAATCCCGAAGTGGCTGATGTGACCGTCGTCGATTCTCGCACTATATATATAATGGGGCGGGGTTTTGGCCGGTCCTCGGTGTCGGTCACCGATAGCGCCGGGCGCAATATCTTCGATGCCGACGTGATGGTTGGCACCCCGGTTGAGGGGGGCGTTACGGTTTATAAGGGTCTTAAACCTAGCACGATGATCTGTAGCCGCACCTGTATTGAGCAGACGGATGGGATGCAGTCAGCTAGTCCGACACCGGCCGCGCCGCCTTCCCCGGCGAGTTAA
- a CDS encoding CpaD family pilus assembly protein, with product MTMNRPAPFEFTALLLGASLLSACATDAPPKLQAHAPTPLDQYPLQAESRTDALHFKIHPKSGLSDNQRRALDQVARKASWNGGEALDMTILTANTPDALRAGAAIRAYLNDHQVSVHAVSQTTAEGQPADVVSLITREYRAVVNDCNLEWENLAATRHNAAPQNLGCAINANLAAQIDDPRDIAAPQPATPGDAGRRTVIIDKYRKGEVTSAARDDAAKGNVSQVIK from the coding sequence ATGACCATGAACCGCCCGGCCCCCTTCGAATTCACCGCGCTGCTTCTGGGCGCATCCCTGTTGTCGGCCTGCGCCACTGACGCACCGCCCAAGCTTCAGGCTCATGCGCCGACACCGCTCGACCAATATCCCCTTCAGGCCGAGTCGCGTACCGATGCGCTGCATTTCAAGATCCACCCCAAGAGCGGCCTGTCCGACAATCAACGCCGCGCCCTCGACCAGGTGGCCCGCAAGGCCAGCTGGAACGGTGGTGAGGCATTGGACATGACCATCCTGACCGCCAATACACCCGACGCTCTGCGCGCTGGGGCCGCCATTCGCGCCTACCTAAATGACCATCAGGTCAGTGTTCACGCGGTGTCGCAAACGACCGCCGAAGGCCAGCCCGCAGACGTGGTCAGCCTGATCACGCGCGAATACCGCGCTGTGGTCAACGACTGTAATCTCGAATGGGAAAACCTAGCGGCCACGCGCCACAACGCAGCCCCGCAAAATCTGGGCTGCGCCATAAACGCCAATCTGGCGGCGCAGATCGACGATCCGCGCGATATCGCCGCGCCGCAGCCTGCGACACCCGGCGACGCCGGCCGACGAACCGTTATCATCGACAAATATCGCAAGGGCGAGGTTACCTCGGCGGCCAGAGATGATGCTGCCAAGGGGAATGTCTCCCAGGTCATCAAGTGA
- a CDS encoding anthranilate synthase component I family protein produces MTRALPEHLYILSLPYRPPEAFFGSVLRSEHCAGFLSDGGALGRWSWLCVAPDETEIFAFDDARRPEEVLRAACAQVLGDTHVHGDASTDLPPFTGGLIGLAGFELGPRLENLPLRAFELGAEPWPELVLIRFSAVLAFDLHHKRRLVLGRGATADAARERAEALAAQVETVVSMPPPSTLMDGPLMSETPDAEFEAKVATLVAQIHAGDLFQANLARGWRGALKPGLTPDHILQALAEAGASPFGAFVRFGNRAVVSNSPERFIRLGADGRMETRPIKGTRPRGHTPQADSALGRELLNSAKDRAENLMIVDLMRHDLSKVAEVGSVRVEALNALESYPNVHHLVSVVTAQLKAGYMAADVLLATFPPGSISGAPKVQAMKVIQALEAPRGPYCGSLFWVDASGAMDSNVLIRTAACERDTLGQWHLRVSAGGGIVADSNPADERRETETKLSLFRRVLEREL; encoded by the coding sequence ATGACCCGCGCACTGCCTGAGCATCTGTACATATTGTCGCTGCCCTACCGACCGCCCGAAGCCTTTTTCGGCAGCGTGCTGAGGTCGGAACACTGCGCCGGTTTCCTGTCCGATGGCGGCGCGCTGGGGCGCTGGTCGTGGCTGTGTGTGGCACCCGATGAGACAGAGATTTTTGCTTTTGATGACGCGCGCCGCCCGGAAGAGGTGTTGCGCGCGGCCTGCGCGCAGGTGTTGGGTGACACCCATGTTCACGGCGACGCTAGTACGGATTTGCCACCCTTTACCGGCGGGCTGATCGGGCTGGCCGGGTTTGAGCTTGGCCCAAGGCTGGAAAACCTGCCCCTGCGTGCGTTTGAGTTGGGGGCTGAACCGTGGCCCGAACTGGTCTTAATTCGCTTTTCGGCAGTTCTGGCGTTCGACCTGCATCATAAGAGGCGCCTGGTACTGGGGCGCGGCGCAACGGCGGACGCGGCGCGTGAACGGGCCGAGGCCCTGGCGGCGCAGGTCGAAACCGTGGTGTCCATGCCCCCGCCCTCCACCCTGATGGATGGCCCACTGATGAGCGAAACGCCGGACGCAGAGTTTGAGGCGAAGGTTGCGACGCTGGTGGCGCAAATCCATGCCGGAGACCTGTTTCAGGCCAATCTGGCGCGCGGCTGGCGCGGCGCTCTAAAACCCGGCCTCACGCCCGATCACATTTTACAGGCGCTGGCCGAAGCGGGGGCCAGTCCTTTCGGGGCCTTTGTGCGCTTTGGGAATCGCGCCGTGGTATCGAACAGCCCCGAACGCTTTATCCGCCTTGGGGCCGACGGCCGGATGGAAACTCGCCCTATCAAGGGCACGCGCCCACGCGGACACACGCCGCAGGCTGACTCGGCGCTGGGTCGGGAGCTGCTCAACAGTGCCAAGGATCGCGCTGAAAATCTGATGATCGTCGATCTGATGCGCCACGACTTGTCGAAAGTCGCAGAGGTCGGCTCGGTGCGCGTCGAAGCACTGAACGCGCTAGAATCCTATCCGAACGTGCACCATCTTGTGTCCGTGGTAACGGCGCAACTGAAAGCGGGATATATGGCGGCGGATGTGCTGCTGGCCACCTTCCCACCCGGCTCTATTTCTGGAGCGCCCAAGGTGCAGGCGATGAAGGTCATTCAGGCGCTGGAGGCCCCGCGCGGCCCCTATTGCGGCTCGCTGTTCTGGGTCGATGCGTCGGGCGCCATGGACTCGAATGTACTGATCCGCACGGCCGCCTGCGAACGCGATACTCTGGGCCAGTGGCACTTAAGGGTCAGTGCGGGTGGCGGTATTGTCGCCGACTCCAATCCCGCCGATGAACGCCGAGAAACCGAAACCAAGCTGTCCCTGTTCCGAAGAGTGCTGGAACGTGAACTCTAA
- a CDS encoding Flp family type IVb pilin codes for MQIVREFLSDKSGATAIEYALIASLVFLAASGAILAYGESFKNMYSFISAKLTPAIG; via the coding sequence ATGCAGATCGTTCGAGAATTTTTGAGTGATAAATCTGGGGCAACAGCCATCGAGTATGCTCTCATAGCGTCCTTGGTTTTTCTAGCTGCCTCTGGAGCCATACTGGCATACGGGGAAAGTTTCAAAAACATGTATAGCTTCATCTCGGCGAAACTTACGCCCGCTATCGGCTAG
- a CDS encoding type II and III secretion system protein family protein, whose protein sequence is MKRHFDMARPYPLLAAFAAGLLLSSMAVSGVEAAPKPYSAPVSPMTVQTQTSGARTQVLNLAKGRSAVVDLPVDAADVFVSNPAVADAVLRTPRRIFVLGVAAGQSDAIFFDATGRQILNLQIRVGVSTDQLSDTVQKLYPQSDVQVQSVNGYVILSGVVANASESEAIQRLSVAFAEKPENIINMLSVAGKDQVSLKVRIVEVQKSSIKQMGFNFNGLSGQTGEVQYALQNAPTYGTNGKALGGMKIGYADKLLSASLQAFERVGLVRTLAEPNLAAVSGESAKFLAGGEFPVPVAKDTQGRVTVEFKTYGVGLGFTPVVLSNGTISLKLSTEVSEIVNTGSFSLDDTFTIPGLSVRRAETTVELPSGGSLMIAGLLQSKYKQSIDALPGMTTIPVLGALFRSRDFLDEQTEMVVIVTPYIISAKSPDAFQTPADNFQVASDLESVFLGRLNKSVRAKRGEVAEAPPLAGSYQAPIGYVIE, encoded by the coding sequence ATGAAGAGACATTTTGATATGGCACGGCCCTATCCCCTTCTTGCAGCTTTTGCCGCTGGCCTGCTGTTGAGTAGTATGGCGGTCAGCGGCGTTGAGGCCGCCCCCAAACCCTATAGCGCGCCGGTCAGCCCCATGACTGTGCAGACCCAGACCTCCGGTGCCCGCACGCAGGTGCTCAATCTGGCCAAGGGGCGCTCGGCCGTGGTTGACCTGCCAGTGGATGCCGCTGATGTCTTCGTCTCAAACCCGGCTGTGGCTGACGCCGTACTGCGCACGCCGCGCCGCATCTTCGTCCTCGGCGTCGCGGCCGGTCAGTCGGATGCCATCTTCTTTGATGCGACCGGCCGTCAGATCCTGAACCTGCAGATTCGCGTGGGCGTCTCCACCGATCAGCTGTCCGATACGGTACAAAAGCTCTATCCGCAATCGGATGTGCAGGTGCAGAGCGTCAATGGCTATGTCATCCTATCGGGTGTGGTAGCGAACGCCAGCGAGTCCGAAGCCATCCAGCGCCTGTCGGTGGCCTTCGCCGAAAAGCCGGAAAACATCATCAACATGCTATCCGTTGCAGGAAAGGATCAGGTCAGCCTCAAGGTGCGGATCGTCGAGGTTCAGAAATCCTCGATTAAGCAGATGGGCTTTAACTTCAACGGCCTGTCCGGTCAGACCGGAGAGGTCCAGTACGCCCTTCAGAACGCGCCCACCTACGGCACCAATGGCAAGGCTCTGGGTGGCATGAAAATCGGTTATGCCGACAAACTTCTGTCGGCCTCGCTTCAGGCTTTTGAACGTGTTGGGCTGGTGCGTACTCTAGCTGAGCCCAATCTGGCCGCCGTATCGGGTGAGTCGGCCAAGTTCCTTGCGGGCGGTGAATTCCCTGTTCCGGTAGCCAAGGATACGCAGGGCCGTGTCACCGTCGAATTCAAGACCTATGGCGTCGGGCTCGGCTTTACGCCGGTGGTACTGTCCAACGGCACCATCTCGCTGAAGCTTTCGACCGAGGTTTCTGAAATCGTAAATACCGGTTCCTTCTCGCTCGATGATACCTTCACCATTCCTGGCTTGTCGGTGCGTCGCGCCGAAACCACGGTCGAACTGCCGTCGGGAGGTTCGCTTATGATCGCCGGGCTGCTGCAATCTAAGTACAAGCAGAGCATCGACGCCCTGCCCGGGATGACGACCATCCCGGTTCTGGGGGCTCTGTTCCGCTCTCGTGACTTCCTTGATGAGCAAACAGAAATGGTGGTCATCGTCACCCCCTATATCATTTCGGCCAAGTCGCCAGACGCCTTCCAAACCCCGGCCGACAACTTCCAGGTCGCCTCCGACCTCGAGTCCGTCTTCCTCGGACGCCTGAACAAATCCGTGCGCGCCAAGCGTGGCGAAGTCGCCGAAGCGCCGCCTCTGGCCGGCAGCTATCAGGCCCCCATCGGCTATGTGATCGAATAG
- a CDS encoding S41 family peptidase: MRNYFLGGVAALALSIGAVAYANQPAFSPKSDTYEMLELFGDVVALVKQNYVVEVDDKKLIEAALQGMLSSLDPHSNYLSADDFTDLQERTKGAYGGIGLEVQSEDGAVKVVTPMDDTPAMKAGIQSGDFITAIDGTSILGMRLNEAVSKMKGTPETDLTLTIYREGKDEPFDVKLKREIINVKSVKARMEGAYGYLRISNFNENTARESYEALSDLRTKNPQMKGLILDLRNNPGGLLDQSVGVADLFLEGGEVVSQRGRKADDITRYQAHKGDIMNGKPIVVLTNPGTASAAEIVAGALQDHKRASTVGLTTFGKGSVQSVINLGENRAVKMTIARYYTPSGRSIQKTGIEPDLEVAQSRDQAKVIANRAFSFSEADYKNALDADEGKKRQEAHVVSEVPPDSYDVKTGDFQLARAIDVLNYGGDVKMAAAHPRGLKLAMSDLVDTPSERFAGKTKAGPAKPAPAAAPGTATSSSSSSSSSSAQPK; this comes from the coding sequence ATGAGAAATTACTTCCTGGGCGGCGTCGCCGCTCTGGCCCTGAGCATCGGTGCGGTGGCCTACGCCAATCAGCCCGCCTTTTCGCCCAAGTCCGACACCTATGAAATGCTTGAACTGTTTGGCGACGTCGTGGCGCTGGTCAAGCAGAACTATGTGGTCGAGGTGGACGACAAGAAGCTGATCGAAGCCGCACTTCAGGGCATGCTGTCCTCTCTCGATCCACATTCGAACTACCTGTCGGCGGATGATTTCACCGACCTTCAGGAACGTACCAAGGGCGCCTATGGCGGCATCGGCCTCGAGGTGCAATCCGAAGACGGCGCGGTGAAAGTGGTCACCCCGATGGACGACACCCCCGCCATGAAGGCCGGCATCCAGTCGGGCGACTTTATCACCGCCATCGACGGCACCTCGATTCTGGGGATGCGCCTGAACGAGGCTGTGTCCAAGATGAAGGGGACGCCGGAGACGGACCTGACGCTGACCATCTACCGTGAAGGCAAGGACGAGCCGTTCGACGTTAAGCTGAAGCGCGAAATCATCAATGTGAAGTCGGTGAAGGCGCGCATGGAAGGCGCGTACGGCTATCTGCGCATCTCGAACTTCAACGAGAATACAGCACGCGAATCCTATGAGGCGCTGAGCGATCTGCGCACGAAGAACCCGCAGATGAAGGGGCTGATCCTCGATCTGCGCAACAATCCCGGCGGTCTGCTCGATCAGTCGGTGGGCGTCGCTGACCTGTTCCTCGAAGGCGGCGAAGTGGTGTCACAGCGCGGCCGCAAGGCGGACGACATCACCCGCTATCAGGCCCATAAAGGCGACATCATGAACGGCAAGCCAATCGTGGTGCTAACCAATCCAGGCACAGCCTCGGCTGCAGAAATCGTCGCAGGCGCGCTTCAGGATCACAAGCGGGCCTCAACCGTCGGCCTGACCACCTTTGGCAAGGGCTCGGTTCAGAGCGTCATCAATCTAGGTGAAAACCGCGCGGTGAAGATGACCATTGCACGCTACTACACCCCGTCGGGTCGCTCGATCCAGAAGACGGGGATCGAGCCCGATCTGGAAGTGGCGCAATCGCGCGATCAGGCCAAAGTGATTGCCAATCGTGCCTTTTCGTTCTCGGAAGCCGACTACAAGAACGCGCTGGATGCTGATGAAGGCAAGAAGCGTCAGGAAGCGCACGTGGTGTCCGAAGTGCCGCCGGATTCCTACGATGTCAAAACCGGTGATTTCCAACTGGCGCGCGCTATCGACGTTCTGAACTATGGTGGCGATGTGAAGATGGCGGCGGCGCACCCGCGCGGCCTCAAGCTGGCTATGTCCGATCTGGTCGATACGCCAAGCGAACGCTTTGCCGGCAAAACCAAGGCGGGCCCCGCCAAACCGGCTCCAGCGGCGGCACCGGGTACAGCGACCTCTTCGTCTTCTTCGTCGTCCTCAAGCTCGGCGCAACCGAAGTAA